A single region of the Bacillota bacterium genome encodes:
- the secG gene encoding preprotein translocase subunit SecG — MDTFLLVLQFVIAVALTVVIMLQPSKGEGLGSIGGGARMFFRKAKGWELILERATVILAVLFMTLSVVLVVAR, encoded by the coding sequence GTGGATACGTTTCTCCTTGTATTGCAGTTCGTCATCGCCGTGGCCCTTACGGTGGTCATCATGCTCCAGCCCAGCAAGGGCGAAGGCCTCGGGTCCATCGGCGGCGGGGCTCGGATGTTCTTCCGGAAGGCCAAGGGCTGGGAGCTGATTCTGGAAAGGGCAACCGTCATTCTTGCCGTACTGTTTATGACGCTTTCTGTCGTACTGGTCGTCGCCCGGTAG